The proteins below are encoded in one region of Conger conger chromosome 17, fConCon1.1, whole genome shotgun sequence:
- the LOC133116367 gene encoding activin receptor type-1C isoform X2 — protein sequence MCVSVCVSRLMCLACTERPAGEASWGRLELAAVILVPSSLLCVGIMLGVCTAHGQRCIYSKARKCDAEEPLEDQTLMSPDKRLKDLIFDMSTSGSGSGLPLLVQRTIARTIVLQEIIGKGRFGEVWRGRWRGEDVAVKIFSSRDERSWFREAEIYQTIMLRHENILGFIAADNKDNGSWTQLWLVSEYHEHGSLFDYLNRYSVSVDGMVVMALSIASGLAHLHMEIIGTQGKPAIAHRDLKSKNILVKKNATAVIADLGLAVKHESITNTIDIPANYRVGTKRYMAPEILDDTLNMNSFESFKRADIYSLGLVFWELAQRCSVRGTCEDYQLPYYDMVPSDPSVDDMRKVICDQKLRPNIPNQWQSCEALRVMGKIMRECWYAAPAARLTALRVKKTVSQVTVIKDVKD from the exons atgtgtgtgtctgtgtgtgtgtccaggctgaTGTGTCTTGCCTGTACAGAGAGGCCTGCGGGAGAGGCCAGTTGGGGTCGTCTGGAGCTGGCTGCGGTGATCCTGGTGCCTTcatccctgctgtgtgtgggcaTCATGCTAGGTGTCTGCACCGCTCATGGCCAACGCTGCATCTACAGCAAGGCCCGCAAATGTGATGCAGAGGAGCCCCTGGAAGACCAGACTCTCATGTCCCCCGACAAGCGTCTGAAGGACCTCATCTTCGACATGAGCACCTCCGGGTCTGGATCCG ggctccctctgctggtccAGAGGACCATCGCCCGGACCATCGTGCTGCAGGAGATCATTGGGAAGGGTCGATTCggggaggtgtggagggggaggtggcGGGGGGAGGACGTGGCGGTGAAGATCTTCTCGTCGCGGGACGAGAGGTCCTGGTTCCGAGAGGCAGAGATCTATCAGACCATCATGCTGAGGCATGAGAACATTCTGGGCTTCATCGCTGCCGACAACAAAG ATAACGGCTCCTGGACTCAGCTGTGGCTGGTGTCAGAATACCACGAGCATGGGTCCCTGTTTGACTACCTGAACAGATACTCTGTGTCCGTGGATGGGATGGTCGTCATGGCTCTCTCTATTGCTAGTGGATTGGCCCATCTCCACATGGAGATCATTGGCACTCAGG GAAAGCCTGCGATTGCTCACAGAGATTTGAAGTCCAAGAACATCCTAGTAAAGAAGAACGCTACAGCTGTCATTGCTGATCTGGGATTGGCTGTGAAACATGAGTCCATCACCAACACCATCGACATACCGGCCAATTACAGAGTGGGAACAAAGAG GTACATGGCCCCAGAAATCCTGGATGACACACTCAATATGAACAGCTTTGAGTCATTCAAGCGGGCAGACATCTACTCCTTGGGCCTGGTATTTTGGGAACTAGCGCAAAGATGTTCTGTGAGAG GGACGTGTGAAGACTACCAGCTGCCTTACTATGACATGGTGCCTTCAGACCCTTCTGTGGACGACATGAGGAAGGTCATCTGTGACCAGAAACTGAGACCCAACATTCCCAACCAGTGGCAAAGTTGTGAG GCGCTGAGGGTGATGGGTAAAATCATGCGCGAGTGCTGGTACGCCGCTCCTGCCGCTCGTCTCACGGCACTGCGGGTCAAGAAAACCGTCTCTCAGGTGACCGTCATTAAAGACGTCAAAGACTAG